ACGGAAGTTTTCAGCATTATTTTTTACACAAATAATATTTTGTTTAGATAAATCTATTAATTTTTTCATATAATAAAAATGTGTCCTTTCTATTTAGCATTATTATTTTACACAATGGACACAAAAAAGTCACACGCATTAAATTTGCGTGTGACTTTTCTAATTTATAAGCAAATAACTGCTTTGATTGCTAATTTAATTCTTTTTTGACTATATTACAGTAAAATCCTTCAATCCCTATTCCGTGCACACTGCCAATAAGCGGCACAAAACAAAGCATGAAAAGAACTGTTATTTTATTTGGAAATCCTTTAGTTCCGAGTCAAATTATAAAGACAATTAAAGCGATTAATTTGACTAGATAAAAAAGAGTATAAAAAAATCCCACAAGTGGGAAACTTGGGGGTTTAAACACTCTTTATTACAAAGAAAAACGTAGAGATCCAATTATCATCTCTGCCTTTATTTTAACTAATGAAAAACCTGATAGTGTAGTTGGTAAAACTAAAATTAATTTTACTAACTCAAGAACCTTTGTTGCTGATTCAGAAAATGAAGAAGAGCAAAATAATCAAGTAAACCGAAACAATAAAGATAAAAAGAAAAATAAACCAAAACAAACGTAAAATCAATTTAAAAGGTCAAAAAGAATTACTTAACAAAGTTAGAAAATCAATCTTTGGAGATATCGAAGTTGATCAACTTGATATTGATGAAGAGAATGAAAAGTAAAAACATACCTTTTTAAAGTGCTATAATTTTTGCACTAAAGGTATGTTTTTTATCTAAAAAGGATTTATTATGAATAAAAATTATGATGATATTTATATTTTTACCACAGATACTGTCTGCGGAATAGGTTGCAAAGTATTTTCCGGATCAATTAGCAAACTTTTTGAGCTTAAAAATAGACCAATTGAGAAAAAAATCATGATTTTAGTCTCATCAATCAAAATGGCTCAGTCTTTTAATCAATGAAATGAAAAAGCTACAGAAGCGGCCTTAAAATATTGACCAGGAGCTTATTCAATTATTATTAATGATCAAGGTTTTAGAATGCCTAATAATGCAAAGTTATTAAAATTCTTAGAAGAAAATGGACCTATGTACGTCACTAGTGCTAATAAAAGTGGAATGAGTCCAATTGATATTAAAGACGCAAAAGTTGTATTTCCGCAAGTAACCAATGTGTTTGATTTTGGAA
This genomic window from Mycoplasmopsis gallinacea contains:
- a CDS encoding L-threonylcarbamoyladenylate synthase, producing the protein MNKNYDDIYIFTTDTVCGIGCKVFSGSISKLFELKNRPIEKKIMILVSSIKMAQSFNQWNEKATEAALKYWPGAYSIIINDQGFRMPNNAKLLKFLEENGPMYVTSANKSGMSPIDIKDAKVVFPQVTNVFDFGKPNGKASTIINLDTGEIIERN